In one window of Tumebacillus algifaecis DNA:
- a CDS encoding threonine synthase, with protein sequence MTTNSFMTHLECSKCGVIHDADHLQQLCKECAAPLLVRYDLQAAASNLKKEDLLRRPANLWRYKELLPVRDEQNIVSFGEGMTPIFTAPRAGEKAGVPHLYIKDEGILPTGTFKARGAAVGVSKAKELGVQALAMPTNGNAGGAWALYSARAGIEAYIVMPQDAPTITRNETAISGAHLYLVNGVISDAGKIVGKAVPERGWFDASTLKEPYRIEGKKTMGYEIAEQFDWEVPDVILYPTGGGVGLIAIYKALKELQAMGWIGEKMPRLVSVQASGCAPIVKAWQEGKQESEFWKDSATVAFGVNVPKALGDFLVLEAVYNTDGCAIAIDDADTLRAQQILAELDGAFICPEGAALYAAVEQLKAQGWLSGEEKVLLLNTGAGLKYPNTVQVNPPLLQPGDELPHN encoded by the coding sequence GTTTTATGACTCATCTAGAATGCTCAAAATGCGGCGTCATCCACGATGCGGATCACCTGCAGCAACTATGCAAAGAATGTGCAGCTCCGCTGCTGGTCCGCTATGATCTGCAAGCGGCAGCATCCAACTTGAAAAAAGAAGACTTGCTACGCCGCCCGGCCAACCTCTGGCGCTACAAAGAGCTGCTCCCGGTGCGCGATGAGCAGAACATCGTTTCGTTTGGTGAAGGCATGACACCGATCTTCACGGCGCCGCGCGCAGGTGAGAAAGCGGGCGTGCCGCATTTGTATATCAAAGACGAGGGCATTCTGCCGACCGGCACGTTCAAAGCGCGCGGTGCGGCGGTTGGCGTTTCCAAAGCCAAAGAGCTCGGCGTGCAGGCGCTCGCGATGCCGACCAACGGCAACGCTGGCGGTGCTTGGGCTCTGTATTCGGCCCGCGCGGGCATCGAAGCATACATCGTGATGCCCCAAGACGCACCGACGATCACCCGCAACGAAACGGCGATCTCCGGGGCGCACCTCTATCTCGTCAATGGCGTCATTTCTGACGCTGGAAAAATTGTCGGCAAAGCGGTCCCCGAGCGCGGTTGGTTTGACGCTTCGACACTCAAGGAGCCGTACCGCATCGAAGGTAAAAAGACGATGGGCTATGAGATCGCTGAGCAGTTCGACTGGGAAGTCCCAGACGTGATTTTATACCCGACTGGCGGTGGCGTCGGCCTGATCGCCATTTACAAAGCGCTAAAAGAATTGCAAGCGATGGGCTGGATTGGCGAGAAGATGCCGCGTCTCGTCTCTGTACAAGCCAGCGGTTGCGCACCGATCGTCAAAGCGTGGCAAGAGGGCAAGCAGGAATCGGAATTCTGGAAAGACTCAGCGACTGTCGCTTTTGGCGTCAATGTGCCCAAAGCGCTCGGTGACTTCCTCGTCCTCGAAGCGGTTTACAACACGGACGGCTGTGCGATCGCGATCGACGATGCTGACACGTTGCGCGCACAGCAGATCTTAGCTGAGCTGGACGGCGCGTTCATCTGTCCTGAAGGCGCTGCGCTCTATGCGGCGGTCGAACAGTTGAAAGCGCAAGGCTGGCTGAGCGGGGAAGAAAAAGTGCTCCTGCTCAACACCGGAGCGGGGCTCAAATATCCCAACACCGTGCAGGTCAACCCGCCGCTGCTTCAACCGGGCGATGAGTTGCCGCACAACTAG
- a CDS encoding serine hydrolase: protein MLTALAPDLQRLIEAGRGTYGVSIYHLESQSEFSYQQDESFYAASIIKVPIMAAVFDQASKGNLSFSEKITLRAEDKVTGSGLLQNLSPGLELSIYDYTVLMIIDSDNTATNILIDRIGTQAIQAAMQEWGLEGSGFYNKISVIPAKIENFNQITPRDMTHLLKQIADGKVVSWRACAEMVQIMKQQKYNEGLPSLLPKQDGPVGVLPLWECAHKTGWINGTDHDMGLLYFPRNTFAVSVFGKNITDRKDAHSLMGQIGQLLYERSALSQA, encoded by the coding sequence ATGCTGACAGCACTTGCACCGGACTTGCAACGCCTGATCGAAGCGGGGCGCGGCACGTATGGCGTGTCGATCTATCATCTCGAATCGCAAAGCGAATTTTCCTATCAGCAGGACGAATCGTTTTACGCGGCGAGCATCATCAAGGTGCCGATCATGGCAGCTGTGTTCGATCAAGCGAGCAAAGGCAATTTGAGTTTTTCAGAAAAAATCACTTTGCGTGCAGAAGATAAGGTGACCGGATCGGGACTTTTACAAAATCTCAGCCCCGGTTTGGAGTTGTCGATCTACGACTACACCGTGCTGATGATTATCGACAGCGACAATACGGCGACCAACATTCTGATCGACCGCATCGGAACGCAGGCCATCCAAGCAGCGATGCAGGAATGGGGTCTTGAGGGCAGCGGTTTTTATAACAAAATATCGGTGATCCCAGCGAAGATCGAGAACTTCAACCAAATCACACCGCGCGACATGACACACCTGTTAAAACAAATCGCAGACGGCAAAGTGGTGTCCTGGCGCGCCTGCGCCGAGATGGTTCAGATCATGAAACAGCAAAAATACAACGAAGGGCTGCCCAGTCTGCTCCCGAAACAGGATGGCCCGGTAGGTGTTTTGCCATTGTGGGAATGTGCCCACAAGACCGGATGGATCAATGGCACCGATCACGACATGGGGCTGCTTTATTTCCCGCGCAATACGTTCGCCGTCTCCGTGTTTGGCAAAAACATCACCGACCGCAAAGACGCACACAGCTTGATGGGACAGATCGGCCAGCTTCTTTACGAGCGGAGCGCACTGAGCCAGGCTTGA
- a CDS encoding C40 family peptidase — MKRFVHTLLLAALVTVSPLAVTDAFAAQAPYGNSMLQVGSNGAEVTKLQQDLRLLGFFNYPENTGYYGEVTATAVKKFQAANELEQNGKVGATTGPLIEAQALKLRPATPKAVDTAMKYVGVPYLWAGNTPSGFDCSGFVSYVMGQSGLHLPRIAADMYAGGTPSATPQSGDLVFFSTYGPGATHVGIYLGNGQFISATSSHGVKVDSLHGGYWGDRYIGARSYLK, encoded by the coding sequence ATGAAGCGTTTTGTACATACTCTGCTTTTGGCAGCACTCGTCACTGTATCACCACTTGCGGTCACAGATGCATTCGCAGCGCAGGCACCGTATGGAAATTCGATGTTGCAGGTCGGTTCGAACGGTGCGGAGGTGACCAAGCTCCAGCAAGATCTGCGCTTGCTCGGGTTTTTCAACTATCCGGAAAACACAGGCTACTACGGTGAGGTCACAGCAACGGCGGTCAAAAAGTTTCAAGCTGCAAACGAATTGGAGCAAAACGGAAAAGTTGGCGCGACGACAGGCCCGTTGATCGAAGCCCAAGCGTTAAAACTGCGTCCGGCCACTCCAAAAGCGGTGGACACCGCGATGAAATATGTGGGCGTTCCTTATCTTTGGGCGGGCAACACCCCGAGCGGTTTTGACTGCTCCGGATTTGTCTCCTATGTGATGGGGCAGTCCGGTTTGCACTTGCCGCGCATTGCGGCCGACATGTATGCGGGCGGCACGCCGAGCGCAACGCCACAGTCTGGCGATCTGGTCTTCTTCTCCACCTATGGGCCAGGTGCCACACACGTTGGCATCTATCTCGGCAACGGCCAGTTCATCTCTGCCACTTCTTCGCATGGGGTCAAAGTAGATTCGCTGCACGGCGGTTACTGGGGCGATCGCTATATCGGAGCGCGTTCCTATCTCAAGTAA
- a CDS encoding YqeG family HAD IIIA-type phosphatase: MLKQLIPDLYVESVFHIDLDELAARGVKGIITDLDNTLVGWDQPDATPKLIEWLDHVRDTYGIKVCVVSNNKNHRVEQFSKPLNIPFIGRARKPKRAPFLRALDVLNTKREETVVIGDQLFTDVLGGNRMNMYTILVVPVAEKEWVGTKVLRMMERVALSILRRRGMIPWE; encoded by the coding sequence ATGTTAAAACAACTGATTCCCGATCTCTATGTAGAGTCGGTTTTTCACATTGATCTTGACGAGCTGGCAGCGCGCGGCGTGAAAGGCATCATCACCGATCTTGACAACACGCTGGTGGGCTGGGATCAGCCAGACGCCACGCCCAAGTTGATCGAGTGGTTGGACCATGTTCGCGACACGTACGGCATCAAAGTCTGCGTGGTGTCGAACAACAAGAACCATCGCGTCGAGCAGTTCTCCAAACCGCTGAACATCCCCTTTATCGGACGAGCTCGAAAGCCCAAGCGGGCTCCTTTTCTGCGCGCGCTTGACGTGCTGAACACAAAGCGTGAAGAGACGGTCGTCATCGGGGATCAATTATTTACCGACGTGCTCGGAGGCAATCGGATGAACATGTACACGATTCTCGTCGTGCCGGTTGCAGAAAAAGAATGGGTCGGCACCAAAGTGCTGCGCATGATGGAACGCGTGGCGCTTTCGATTTTGCGCCGCCGCGGAATGATTCCTTGGGAGTGA
- the yqeH gene encoding ribosome biogenesis GTPase YqeH, with amino-acid sequence MSEFDLICTGCGISIQTEEKDKPGYAPLNSVIEREYPVCQRCYRIKHYSDVAPVTLDNEGFQKILRDIGKRPALVVKVVDLFDFAGSWVKEINKYVGKNPIILVANKADLLPKVTNFERVEFWLKKEVEKQGVKVADIILISAKKRINIEFVKEAIDQRVGNKDVYVVGTANVGKSTLINGLLKLYGQEEGAEITTSRYPGTTLSTIRLDLPIHSGDLIDTPGIMTTHRLTDLVCSKSLRDITPDGYIDPKTYQLNDQQTLFLGGLARFDYVEGPKQGFTIYAANQLNVHRTKLERADELYANHLGTLLTPPCEHCPDVLRSLVPHRIKLKSGHPQDIVISGLGWITVRGMHYTDVVVHAPKGVEVHTRRALI; translated from the coding sequence ATGTCAGAATTTGATCTGATTTGTACCGGTTGCGGCATCAGCATTCAAACAGAGGAAAAAGACAAGCCGGGCTATGCACCGCTCAACTCGGTGATCGAACGTGAATATCCGGTCTGTCAGCGCTGTTATCGTATCAAGCACTATAGCGATGTAGCACCTGTCACCCTCGACAATGAAGGGTTTCAAAAGATTCTCCGCGACATTGGCAAGCGTCCGGCGCTCGTCGTCAAGGTGGTCGATCTGTTCGATTTCGCCGGTTCCTGGGTGAAAGAGATCAACAAATACGTCGGGAAAAACCCGATCATTCTCGTCGCCAACAAAGCAGACTTGCTTCCGAAAGTGACCAATTTTGAACGCGTGGAGTTCTGGCTGAAAAAAGAGGTCGAGAAACAGGGTGTCAAAGTTGCAGATATCATCTTGATCTCGGCGAAAAAGCGCATCAACATCGAATTTGTCAAAGAAGCGATCGACCAGCGCGTCGGCAATAAGGACGTCTATGTCGTCGGCACGGCCAACGTTGGCAAATCGACGTTGATCAACGGCCTGCTCAAACTGTACGGGCAAGAGGAAGGTGCAGAGATCACGACGTCCCGCTATCCGGGCACGACGCTTTCGACGATCCGCCTTGATTTGCCGATTCACAGCGGGGATCTGATCGACACGCCGGGGATCATGACGACACACCGTCTGACCGACCTTGTCTGCTCCAAATCGCTGCGCGACATCACGCCAGATGGGTACATCGATCCAAAGACGTACCAGCTCAATGATCAGCAGACGCTGTTCCTCGGCGGCTTGGCGCGCTTTGATTATGTGGAGGGGCCGAAACAGGGCTTTACGATCTACGCGGCTAATCAGCTTAACGTCCATCGCACTAAGCTGGAGCGGGCGGATGAGCTGTATGCCAACCATCTCGGTACCCTGTTGACGCCGCCCTGCGAGCACTGCCCGGATGTTTTGCGCAGCCTCGTGCCGCACAGAATCAAGCTGAAGTCGGGTCACCCGCAAGACATCGTGATCTCCGGCCTCGGCTGGATCACGGTGCGTGGGATGCATTACACCGATGTGGTCGTCCATGCGCCAAAAGGTGTCGAGGTCCACACCCGACGCGCTTTGATCTAA
- the aroE gene encoding shikimate dehydrogenase, with protein sequence MLTSSTRLVGLFGHPVAHSKSPQMHNAAFAELKLDYAYLAFAVEPPRLSAAVEAIRALHLRGVNVTIPHKVAVLPLLDEISKEAELIGAVNTIVNEDGKLIGYNTDGIGYLSALEEETGIDISGKRVLLLGAGGACRAVAAQMALHGAEHIAIAARAQERAESLAARLRVHATADGLSLEAAAVQLDAYDVIVNTTPVGMHPAEDAVPIGTDGLRAGQLVSDLIYNPRKTRFLHEAEARGCVVSGGLGMFVHQGAHAFRLWTGVAAPIDVMRQTVESCL encoded by the coding sequence ATGCTTACCAGTTCAACGCGATTGGTCGGATTGTTCGGCCATCCGGTCGCACATTCCAAGTCCCCGCAGATGCACAATGCGGCATTTGCTGAACTGAAACTCGACTACGCCTATCTGGCGTTTGCTGTAGAACCACCGCGATTGTCGGCGGCCGTCGAAGCGATTCGCGCGCTGCACCTGCGCGGTGTCAACGTGACGATCCCTCATAAAGTGGCCGTGTTGCCGCTGCTCGATGAGATCAGTAAAGAGGCGGAACTGATCGGCGCTGTCAACACGATCGTCAATGAGGATGGAAAATTGATCGGATACAACACAGACGGGATCGGTTACCTTTCTGCACTGGAAGAGGAGACGGGCATCGACATCTCCGGGAAAAGGGTGTTGCTGCTCGGTGCAGGCGGCGCATGTCGCGCAGTCGCAGCACAGATGGCCCTGCACGGAGCAGAGCACATCGCGATCGCAGCCCGAGCGCAGGAACGAGCCGAATCGTTAGCTGCGCGCCTGCGCGTGCATGCGACGGCAGATGGTCTTTCGCTGGAGGCGGCCGCCGTACAGCTCGATGCTTACGATGTCATCGTCAACACGACTCCGGTCGGCATGCACCCTGCGGAGGACGCGGTGCCGATCGGAACGGACGGACTGCGGGCGGGGCAGTTGGTGAGCGATCTGATCTACAACCCGCGAAAGACCCGCTTTTTGCACGAGGCTGAAGCGCGCGGCTGTGTGGTATCCGGTGGGCTTGGGATGTTCGTGCACCAAGGCGCACACGCTTTTCGATTGTGGACAGGCGTCGCGGCACCGATCGATGTGATGCGGCAAACGGTGGAATCCTGCCTCTAG
- the yhbY gene encoding ribosome assembly RNA-binding protein YhbY → MLTGKQKRHLRSLAHHVTPVTQVGKGGVSDNMIVQINMALETKELIKISILQNCEEDKNVVAKDLAERSGAELVQLIGKTVVLYKESTENKQIELPR, encoded by the coding sequence ATGCTGACTGGAAAACAAAAGCGGCACCTGCGCTCGCTGGCTCACCACGTAACTCCGGTGACACAAGTGGGCAAAGGCGGCGTTTCTGACAACATGATTGTACAGATCAACATGGCGCTGGAAACCAAAGAACTGATCAAGATCTCGATTCTGCAAAACTGCGAAGAAGATAAAAACGTCGTGGCCAAAGATCTGGCGGAGCGTTCCGGCGCCGAGCTGGTGCAACTGATCGGCAAGACGGTCGTGCTGTACAAAGAATCGACCGAAAACAAACAGATCGAACTCCCGCGCTAA
- the nadD gene encoding nicotinate-nucleotide adenylyltransferase gives MRLGIFGGTFDPVHIGHLVAAQVALEQAGLDRVVFVPAGVNPLKVGKVISAGEHRLHMVELAVHDTPQFAVSDWEIKRPGPSFTVDTLEHFHEEHPAAELFFIIGADNLHILPKWRSVDRILELATVLAVTRPGFDLKTSTGTALALYPEVAKRVHYVEIPGLDISSTWIRERLAKNLSVEHLVPQKVIGYSEENKLYERIGD, from the coding sequence GTGCGTCTTGGCATCTTTGGCGGCACCTTCGACCCGGTGCATATCGGACACCTTGTTGCGGCCCAGGTGGCGCTTGAGCAAGCTGGCTTGGATCGGGTGGTATTTGTTCCAGCCGGAGTCAATCCGCTGAAAGTTGGGAAAGTGATCAGCGCAGGCGAACACCGTCTGCACATGGTTGAACTCGCCGTGCATGACACGCCACAATTTGCGGTCAGCGATTGGGAGATCAAACGTCCTGGGCCGTCTTTTACGGTCGATACGCTGGAGCATTTTCACGAGGAGCATCCAGCAGCAGAACTTTTTTTTATCATCGGAGCGGACAACCTGCACATCCTGCCCAAATGGCGTTCAGTCGATCGCATTTTAGAACTTGCGACCGTGCTTGCTGTCACACGTCCCGGTTTTGACTTGAAGACGAGCACAGGCACGGCGCTCGCGCTCTATCCGGAGGTGGCAAAGCGTGTCCACTATGTGGAGATTCCAGGGCTGGACATCTCTTCGACATGGATTCGTGAGCGTCTTGCAAAGAATCTTTCGGTTGAGCATCTCGTTCCCCAAAAGGTCATAGGGTATAGTGAGGAGAACAAGTTGTATGAACGAATTGGAGATTAA
- the yqeK gene encoding bis(5'-nucleosyl)-tetraphosphatase (symmetrical) YqeK: MNELEIKEIIRQTLSPRRFQHVSGVVDAADTLAHRYGVDVEKARLAAWIHDYAREWPVDKWYETAKQRGIDPTYLEVAEMLHGPIAASMMPEVFGIEDEEIADAVRYHTSGRVGMTPLEKVVCLADYIEAGREYPAVHELRKQAEVDLDLALASAFDNTIRFLLDKKQPIFPVTILARNELWRALKDRRTL, encoded by the coding sequence ATGAACGAATTGGAGATTAAAGAGATCATTCGTCAAACGTTAAGTCCGCGCCGCTTTCAGCATGTCAGCGGCGTTGTCGATGCGGCCGATACTTTGGCCCACCGCTACGGCGTGGATGTGGAGAAAGCGCGTCTTGCTGCGTGGATTCACGACTATGCACGTGAATGGCCGGTCGATAAGTGGTACGAAACGGCCAAGCAGCGCGGGATCGATCCGACCTATTTAGAAGTGGCAGAGATGCTGCATGGACCGATCGCCGCCTCGATGATGCCCGAAGTGTTTGGGATTGAGGACGAGGAGATTGCAGACGCTGTGCGCTATCACACCAGTGGGCGGGTCGGGATGACACCGCTTGAAAAAGTGGTCTGTTTAGCAGACTACATCGAGGCTGGTCGGGAATATCCGGCTGTCCACGAACTGCGCAAACAAGCGGAAGTGGACCTTGATCTGGCCCTCGCTTCCGCTTTCGATAACACGATTCGGTTTTTGCTCGACAAAAAACAGCCCATTTTTCCAGTTACGATCTTGGCGCGGAATGAATTGTGGCGTGCGCTGAAGGACAGGCGGACACTTTAA
- the rsfS gene encoding ribosome silencing factor, with protein MSDRVLEWARYAADAVADKKANDVVVLDIQGLSVIADYFVICSGNSNTQVQAIAKGVREKLAKRGIFIKAIEGYDEARWVLLDFGDVVVHVFRQEEREFYNLERVWGDAKQLSNV; from the coding sequence ATGAGCGATCGAGTCTTGGAATGGGCGCGTTATGCGGCTGACGCTGTCGCAGATAAGAAAGCGAACGATGTGGTGGTTCTTGACATACAAGGGCTGTCGGTGATCGCTGATTATTTTGTAATCTGCAGCGGGAATTCCAACACTCAAGTGCAAGCAATCGCAAAGGGCGTGCGCGAGAAACTTGCCAAACGAGGCATTTTCATCAAAGCGATCGAAGGGTATGATGAAGCTCGTTGGGTTTTGCTTGACTTTGGTGATGTCGTGGTTCACGTGTTCCGCCAAGAGGAACGCGAGTTTTACAACCTGGAGCGCGTCTGGGGGGACGCGAAACAGTTGAGCAATGTGTAA
- a CDS encoding class I SAM-dependent DNA methyltransferase, protein MSEQEHFSYGDFAQYYDRLMQDAPYDSWLTFFEQALARYDLMPRHIADLGCGTGTISLALYEQGYKVTGVDLSEDMLAQAGAKLTSHSPRLRFLCQDLRELHLPEACDLAVSFCDSLNYITDEADLGQIFARVKQQLRPNGVFLFDMHSLYKLREKLGQNVFYEVGEEVTYLWQSRFDEASSTVEYDITFFALEDDAEQLYRRFHEYHVQRAYELDTVKRLLKDAGFQTVEVYADFCWDVPTDLTERYFFVAR, encoded by the coding sequence GTGAGTGAACAAGAACACTTCAGCTACGGGGACTTCGCGCAGTATTATGATCGGCTGATGCAGGATGCCCCATATGATTCGTGGTTGACCTTCTTCGAACAGGCACTGGCGCGGTATGATCTCATGCCGCGCCATATCGCCGATTTGGGCTGTGGCACGGGCACGATTTCGCTCGCACTTTATGAGCAAGGCTACAAAGTGACAGGTGTGGACCTCTCGGAGGACATGCTGGCCCAAGCGGGAGCGAAGCTTACCTCCCACTCTCCACGGCTTCGCTTCCTGTGTCAAGACTTGCGCGAGTTGCATCTGCCAGAAGCGTGCGATCTGGCCGTTTCTTTTTGCGACTCGCTGAATTACATAACGGATGAAGCCGATCTCGGCCAGATCTTTGCGCGCGTGAAGCAACAGCTACGCCCAAACGGCGTGTTTCTGTTCGACATGCACAGCCTCTACAAGCTGCGTGAAAAACTTGGGCAAAATGTGTTTTACGAGGTTGGCGAGGAAGTGACCTACCTTTGGCAAAGCCGATTCGACGAAGCGTCGTCCACTGTGGAATATGACATCACGTTTTTTGCCTTAGAGGATGATGCGGAGCAGTTGTATCGGAGGTTTCATGAATACCACGTACAGCGCGCCTATGAGCTCGACACGGTAAAAAGGTTGCTCAAAGACGCAGGATTTCAAACAGTAGAAGTATATGCGGACTTTTGTTGGGACGTGCCAACAGATTTGACAGAACGCTACTTTTTTGTC